In Streptomyces dangxiongensis, one DNA window encodes the following:
- the guaA gene encoding glutamine-hydrolyzing GMP synthase, producing MSSATHTAANPDTVLVVDFGAQYAQLIARRVREARVYSEIVPSTMPVREMLAKKPAAIILSGGPSSVYEEGAPRLDREIFESGVPVFGMCYGFQLMAQSLGGTVDNTGAREYGRTDLQVSRVSSTLFEGTPAEQHVWMSHGDACSAAPEGFTVTASTDVVPVAAFENDDKKLYGVQYHPEVMHSTHGQQVLEHFLYRGAGLKPDWTTGNVIEEQVAAIRELVGDKRVICGLSGGVDSAVAAALVQKAIGHQLTCVYVDHGLMRKGETEQVEKDFVAATGVQLKVVDAEERFLTALKGVSDPEEKRKIIGREFIRVFEQAQAEIIADEGPAVEFLVQGTLYPDVVESGGGTGAANIKSHHNVGGLPEDLEFKLIEPLRMLFKDEVRMVGQELGLPEEIVQRQPFPGPGLGIRIVGEVTKERLDLLREADAIAREELTAAGLDRDIWQCPVVLLADVRSVGVQGDGRTYGHPVVLRPVSSEDAMTADWSRLPYDVLARISTRITNEVRDVNRVVLDVTSKPPGTIEWE from the coding sequence GTGTCATCAGCGACTCACACTGCCGCCAACCCCGACACCGTTCTGGTCGTGGACTTCGGCGCGCAGTACGCCCAGCTCATCGCCCGTCGCGTCCGCGAGGCGCGGGTCTACAGCGAGATCGTGCCGAGCACCATGCCGGTCCGGGAGATGCTCGCCAAGAAGCCCGCGGCCATCATCCTCTCCGGCGGCCCCTCGTCGGTGTACGAGGAGGGCGCTCCCCGCCTCGACCGCGAGATCTTCGAATCCGGCGTCCCCGTCTTCGGCATGTGCTACGGCTTCCAGCTGATGGCGCAGAGCCTCGGCGGCACGGTCGACAACACCGGTGCCCGCGAGTACGGCCGCACCGACCTCCAGGTCTCCCGGGTGTCCTCCACCCTCTTCGAGGGCACCCCCGCCGAGCAGCACGTGTGGATGTCGCACGGCGACGCCTGTTCCGCCGCGCCCGAAGGCTTCACGGTGACCGCGTCCACCGACGTCGTCCCGGTCGCCGCCTTCGAGAACGACGACAAGAAGCTCTACGGCGTCCAGTACCACCCCGAGGTCATGCACTCCACGCACGGCCAGCAGGTGCTGGAGCACTTCCTGTACCGCGGTGCGGGCCTGAAGCCGGACTGGACCACCGGCAACGTGATCGAGGAGCAGGTCGCCGCGATCCGCGAACTGGTCGGCGACAAGCGCGTGATCTGCGGTCTGTCCGGCGGGGTGGACTCCGCGGTCGCCGCCGCCCTCGTGCAGAAGGCCATCGGTCACCAACTGACCTGCGTCTACGTCGACCACGGCCTGATGCGCAAGGGTGAGACCGAGCAGGTCGAGAAGGACTTCGTCGCGGCCACCGGCGTCCAGCTGAAGGTCGTCGACGCCGAGGAGCGCTTCCTCACCGCCCTCAAGGGGGTCAGCGATCCCGAGGAGAAGCGGAAGATCATCGGCCGCGAGTTCATCCGCGTCTTCGAGCAGGCCCAGGCCGAGATCATCGCCGACGAGGGCCCGGCCGTGGAGTTCCTCGTCCAGGGCACCCTGTACCCGGACGTCGTGGAGTCCGGCGGCGGCACCGGCGCCGCGAACATCAAGTCGCACCACAACGTCGGCGGCCTGCCCGAGGACCTCGAGTTCAAGCTGATCGAGCCGCTGCGCATGCTGTTCAAGGACGAGGTCCGCATGGTCGGCCAGGAGCTGGGCCTGCCCGAGGAGATCGTCCAGCGCCAGCCGTTCCCCGGCCCCGGCCTGGGCATCCGCATCGTCGGCGAGGTGACCAAGGAGCGTCTCGACCTGCTGCGCGAGGCCGACGCCATCGCCCGCGAGGAGCTGACCGCGGCCGGTCTCGACCGCGACATCTGGCAGTGTCCGGTCGTGCTGCTCGCAGACGTCCGCAGCGTGGGCGTCCAGGGCGACGGCCGCACCTACGGCCACCCGGTCGTGCTGCGCCCTGTCTCCTCCGAGGACGCCATGACCGCCGACTGGTCCCGGCTGCCCTACGACGTCCTCGCCCGCATCTCCACCCGCATCACCAACGAGGTCCGGGACGTCAACCGGGTCGTGCTCGACGTGACCTCCAAGCCGCCGGGCACCATCGAGTGGGAGTAG